From a single Lolium rigidum isolate FL_2022 chromosome 7, APGP_CSIRO_Lrig_0.1, whole genome shotgun sequence genomic region:
- the LOC124671436 gene encoding RNA-binding protein cabeza-like, producing the protein MDSSSSSAHGSGGAFLPGGGLGLGRGGSGGGGSGKGSWSGIGGDSSSAIGGGGASADAWTRLASSGLEDDFLGPVGAGAGGGPGGMPYGHFLDACFLCRKPIACNRDIFMYRGDIPFCSEECRREQMEADEEVERKQKSTAKKLSARPASLGEVESPPRPPKTRAGSILAG; encoded by the exons atggactcctcctcctcctccgcccacggcagcggcggcgccttcCTGCCCGGCggcggcctaggcctgggccgcggcggcagcggaggaggCGGCAGCGGCAAGGGGAGCTGGAGCGGGATCGGCGGGGACAGCTCGTccgccatcggcggcggcggcgcgtcggcggACGCCTGGACGCGCCTCGCCAGCTCCGGCCTCGAGGACGACTTCCTGGGCCCCgtgggcgccggcgccggcggagggCCCGGCGGGATGCCGTACGGCCACTTCCTCGACGCCTGCTTCCTCTGCCGCAAGCCCATCGCCTGCAACCGCGACATCTTCATGTACAG AGGTGACATCCCGTTCTGCAGCGAGGAGTGCAGGAGGGAGCAGATGGAGGCGGACGAGGAGGTGGAGAGGAAGCAGAAGAGCACCGCCAAGAAGCTGTCAGCAAGGCCGGCGTCCCTCGGGGAGGTGGAGTCGCCACCAAGGCCTCCCAAGACCCGGGCCGGGTCAATCCTCGCCGGCTGA